A single genomic interval of Oryza sativa Japonica Group chromosome 7, ASM3414082v1 harbors:
- the LOC107276557 gene encoding probable N-acetyltransferase HLS1, producing the protein MAVACLPEDGGEVVLVREFDGGRDRPGVELVERACEVGPSGGKLCLFTDLLGDPLCRVRHSPAYLMLVAEAVGGPLGTEIVGVVRGCVKTVACGRSQLFSKVAYLLGLRVSPRHRRRGIGRRLVERMEEWFREMGAEYAYVATDRDNEPSVRLFTGACGYAKFRTPSVLVHPVFGHDLAPSRRAAVVRLDAREAELLYRRRLGSVEFFPRDIDAVLSNALSLGTFLAVPRGTRWRGVEGFLASPPASWAVASLWNCKDAFRLEVRGAPRLWRAAARATRAADRAAPWLGIPSIPNLFEPFGLHFVYGLGGGGPAAARMARALFRHAHNVARRGGARVVATEVGACEPLRAGVPHWPRLGADDLWCIKRLADGYGDGALGDWSKAPPGTSIFVDPREF; encoded by the exons ATGGCGGTGGCTTGTTTgccggaggacggcggcgaggtggtcctgGTGCGGGAGTTCGACGGCGGCCGCGACCGTCCCGGCGTCGAACTGGTTGAGCGCGCCTGCGAGGTGGGTCCGAGCGGCGGCAAGCTCTGCCTCTTCACCGACCTCCTCGGCGACCCGCTCTGCCGCGTCCGCCACTCGCCGGCCTACCTCATGCTC GTCGCGGAGGCTGTGGGTGGCCCGCTCGGCACGGAGATCGTCGGCGTCGTGCGCGGCTGCGTCAAGACCGTGGCGTGCGGGCGCAGCCAGCTCTTCTCCAAGGTGGCGTACCTGCTCGGCCTCCGGGTCTCgccgcgccaccggcggcgagggatcGGGAGGAGGCTGGTGGAGAGGATGGAGGAGTGGTTCCGGGAGATGGGCGCCGAGTACGCCTACGTCGCCACCGACCGCGACAACGAGCCCTCGGTGCGCCTCTTCACCGGCGCCTGCGGCTACGCCAAGTTCCGCACGCCGTCGGTGCTCGTGCACCCGGTGTTCGGCCACGACCTCGCGCCgtcgcggcgcgccgccgtcgtccgcctcGACGCGCGCGAGGCCGAGCTGCtgtaccgccgccgcctcggctccGTGGAGTTCTTCCCGCGGGACATCGACGCCGTGCTCTCCAACGCCCTGTCGCTCGGCACGTTCCTGGCCGTGCCGCGCGGGACGCGGTGGCGCGGCGTGGAGGGGTTcctggcctcgccgccggcgtcgtgggCGGTGGCCAGCCTGTGGAACTGCAAAGACGCGTTCCGCCTCGAGGtgcgcggcgcgccgcggctGTGGCGCGCGGCCGCCCGCGCGACGCgcgccgccgaccgcgccgcgccgtggcTGGGCATCCCGTCCATCCCGAACCTGTTCGAGCCGTTCGGCCTCCACTTCGTCtacggcctcggcggcggcggccccgcggcggcgcgcatggCGCGGGCGCTGTTCCGGCACGCCCACaacgtggcgcggcgcggcggggcgcgcGTGGTGGCCACCGAGGTGGGCGCGTGCGAGCCGCTCCGCGCCGGCGTGCCGCACTGGCCGCGCCTCGGCGCCGACGACCTCTGGTGCATCAAGCGGCTGGCCGACggctacggcgacggcgcgctcgGCGACTGGAGCAAGGCGCCGCCGGGAACCTCCATCTTCGTAGACCCAAGGGAGTTTTAG
- the LOC107277041 gene encoding putative disease resistance protein RGA3, with product MEATISVILTELAGRSISFLVSKYLNQQKPAPSDDERLENLQRLLLRFRIIVDEAEERCITNQAMLEQLSILRKEMFRGYYTLDTFRCRAHQGKDHHGEVSPSFAISKFSHAKRIRFCSDSSSQSLGELQRVLGDLENTIADATEFIAFLSSCPRLHRQPYSMYLILDQCMFGRQTEMEYLINFLLQPGNHSTLEPGVLPIIGPGRVGKSTLVEHACNDERVRNHFSQIVFFTRADLEDESIVDLRDGGVIKHRNRASGVGRVLVIVELDGDRYSEGLDKNIDGVLLERLYSIYKTRIPRDSKIIVTSRSDKIARLGTTPPLRLQLLSKEAYWYFFKVRTFGSMDASEHPEMASIAMDIAIETEGCFMGANVFSRLLRSNANSHYWSLVLATLREFKKKNQHIWSFMYAADQIKALDRVNEPSEEATELLVILDNYQTICSHASSHCEAEAEAPKISLVDALFGSVRPQGRFDALGWKSQIAPYYSYMYSCEIQRPKCLAARKNKMKKNGG from the coding sequence ATGGAGGCAACCATTTCTGTCATCCTGACTGAACTTGCAGGTAGATCCATATCTTTCCTTGTAAGCAAATACCTGAATCAGCAAAAGCCGGCTCCAAGCGACGATGAAAGATTGGAGAACCTGCAAAGGCTGCTGCTGCGGTTTCGCATCATCGTCGACGAGGCGGAAGAACGGTGCATCACCAACCAAGCCATGCTGGAGCAGCTGAGCATCCTGAGGAAGGAGATGTTCAGAGGCTACTACACCCTGGACACCTTCAGGTGCAGAGCTCATCAAGGCAAGGATCATCATGGTGAAGTGAGTCCATCTTTTGCCATCTCTAAATTCAGTCATGCCAAGCGTATCCGTTTCTGCAGTGACAGTAGCAGTCAGAGTTTGGGTGAGCTGCAGAGAGTTCTTGGGGACCTGGAGAACACCATTGCTGATGCTACTGAGTTCATTGCATTCTTAAGCAGTTGCCCTCGCCTTCATCGTCAGCCGTATAGCATGTACTTGATCTTGGACCAGTGCATGTTTGGGCGCCAGACGGAGATGGAATATCTCATCAATTTTCTCCTACAACCTGGGAATCATAGCACACTAGAACCAGGAGTTCTACCGATTATTGGTCCAGGGAGAGTTGGGAAGAGTACTCTTGTCGAGCATGCCTGCAACGATGAAAGGGTGCGCAATCATTTCTCGCAAATTGTGTTCTTCACTCGAGCCGATCTTGAAGATGAAAGCATTGTGGATCTTAGAGATGGCGGTGTAATCAAACATCGAAACCGTGCCTCGGGTGTAGGAAGGGTGTTGGTCATTGTTGAACTAGATGGGGATAGGTATTCAGAAGGACTAGATAAAAATATCGATGGGGTTTTATTGGAAAGACTATACTCGATATACAAAACTCGCATTCCTCGCGATAGTAAAATCATAGTCACAAGCCGATCAGACAAGATTGCGAGGTTAGGAACCACACCACCTCTCAGATTACAGCTTTTATCCAAGGAAGCCTACTGGTACTTCTTCAAGGTGAGAACATTTGGGAGCATGGATGCTTCAGAGCACCCTGAAATGGCATCAATAGCCATGGACATTGCAATAGAAACTGAAGGGTGTTTCATGGGTGCCAATGTCTTCAGTAGATTGCTGAGATCAAATGCCAACAGTCATTACTGGAGCTTGGTTCTTGCAACCCTGAGAGAGTTCAAGAAGAAGAACCAGCATATTTGGTCATTCATGTATGCTGCAGATCAAATTAAAGCTTTGGATCGGGTGAATGaaccaagtgaagaagcaactGAACTTCTTGTGATTCTTGATAACTATCAAACAATCTGCTCACATGCATCTTCCCACTGTGAAGCTGAAGCTGAAGCTCCCAAGATATCACTGGTAGATGCTCTGTTTGGAAGTGTTAGGCCTCAAGGAAGATTTGATGCACTTGGATGGAAATCACAGATAGCACCTTACTATAGCTACATGTATAGTTGTGAGATACAGAGGCCAAAGTGTTTGGCCGCTAGGAAGAACAAAATGAAGAAGAATGGTGGCTGA
- the LOC9267609 gene encoding uncharacterized protein isoform X2 codes for METFLSVILSDLASRSISLLINKCSKPTLPSVEERLQRLLLRVRIIVEEAEGRLITNQAMLQQLNMLRKEMYRGYYTLGNFICHGHEEDNAKDHEPYSMHLLIDKCLFGRQMEMEHIMNFLLKEDTPGAENPGVLPIIGPGKVGKTTLIAHACDDERVRNHFSQIVCFSEDDLEDASMETLRDSGVIKHQNNATGGKMILIIIELTRDIDEGVWRRLYSVCKCCVANGSKIIVSSRSNKIACFGTTQALRVKFFTQEAYWYFFKLRAFGSMDAEEHPKLESIAMEIAREWNGCFMSSGIYNELLKANFNTRFWSTVLTRIREFRKLNISLYANFDGPWEVVESAYVRRVNGISSEYILILHDYQTCSVPNMLHRCTNSAQSEVEVPQLSFEDFQFGNVRPQGKFKVLGWRSHLPPYHDYMFSCEVLKSQHIVARNKRPRELCGRDFGLGA; via the exons ATGGAGACATTTTTGTCCGTGATTCTGAGTGATCTTGCCAGTAGATCCATATCTTTGCTGATCAACAAGTGCTCAAAGCCAACATTACCATCCGTGGAGGAGAGACTGCAACGACTGCTGCTCCGGGTTCGTATCATTGTGGAGGAGGCAGAGGGACGGCTTATCACAAACCAAGCCATGCTGCAGCAACTGAACATGCTAAGGAAGGAGATGTACAGAGGGTATTACACCCTCGGCAACTTCATATGCCATGGCCATGAAGAAGACAATGCCAAAGATCATGAG CCATATAGCATGCACTTGCTTATAGACAAGTGTTTGTTCGGTCGCCAAATGGAGATGGAGCACATCATGAACTTCCTGCTCAAAGAGGATACTCCCGGTGCTGAAAATCCAGGTGTCCTACCGATCATTGGCCCCGGGAAAGTTGGGAAGACCACCCTGATTGCGCATGCTTGTGATGATGAAAGGGTCCGTAATCACTTCTCTCAAATTGTGTGTTTCAGTGAGGATGATCTTGAAGATGCAAGCATGGAGACTCTTAGAGATTCTGGTGTAATCAAGCATCAAAACAATGCCACTGGTGGCAAAATGATATTAATCATCATCGAACTAACCAGAGACATCGATGAGGGTGTGTGGAGAAGGTTGTACTCAGTTTGCAAATGTTGTGTTGCAAATGGCAGTAAAATTATAGTCTCAAGCCGATCTAATAAGATTGCGTGCTTTGGAACGACACAAGCTCTTCGAGTAAAGTTCTTTACTCAAGAAGCTTACTGGTACTTCTTCAAACTGCGCGCGTTTGGAAGCATGGATGCAGAGGAGCACCCAAAGCTGGAATCAATAGCGATGGAGATAGCAAGGGAATGGAATGGGTGCTTCATGTCTTCAGGCATCTACAATGAACTTCTAAAAGCAAATTTCAACACTCGGTTTTGGAGCACGGTTCTAACAAGAATCAGAGAATTCAGGAAGTTGAATATCTCACTCTATGCAAATTTTGATGGTCCTTGGGAGGTGGTTGAATCGGCATATGTTAGGAGGGTAAACGGAATTTCCTCTGAATATATTCTGATTCTTCATGATTATCAGACATGTTCTGTTCCAAACATGCTCCATCGTTGTACAAACTCTGCTCAGAGTGAAGTTGAAGTTCCCCAGTTGAGTTTCGAAGATTTTCAATTTGGAAATGTTAGGCCTCAAGGAAAATTCAAGGTTCTCGGCTGGAGATCTCACCTTCCACCTTACCACGACTACATGTTCAGCTGTGAGGTACTGAAGTCGCAGCATATAGTTGCAAGAAATAAGCGACCTCGGGAACTTTGCGGACGCGACTTCGGATTGGGTGCCTGA
- the LOC9267609 gene encoding disease resistance protein RGA2 isoform X1 yields the protein METFLSVILSDLASRSISLLINKCSKPTLPSVEERLQRLLLRVRIIVEEAEGRLITNQAMLQQLNMLRKEMYRGYYTLGNFICHGHEEDNAKDHEVSNYFKPSKLNPAKRIRYLWDGGQTLQDQLQQVLGRLQVTLEDMREFVIFLNFCPRLCRQPYSMHLLIDKCLFGRQMEMEHIMNFLLKEDTPGAENPGVLPIIGPGKVGKTTLIAHACDDERVRNHFSQIVCFSEDDLEDASMETLRDSGVIKHQNNATGGKMILIIIELTRDIDEGVWRRLYSVCKCCVANGSKIIVSSRSNKIACFGTTQALRVKFFTQEAYWYFFKLRAFGSMDAEEHPKLESIAMEIAREWNGCFMSSGIYNELLKANFNTRFWSTVLTRIREFRKLNISLYANFDGPWEVVESAYVRRVNGISSEYILILHDYQTCSVPNMLHRCTNSAQSEVEVPQLSFEDFQFGNVRPQGKFKVLGWRSHLPPYHDYMFSCEVLKSQHIVARNKRPRELCGRDFGLGA from the coding sequence ATGGAGACATTTTTGTCCGTGATTCTGAGTGATCTTGCCAGTAGATCCATATCTTTGCTGATCAACAAGTGCTCAAAGCCAACATTACCATCCGTGGAGGAGAGACTGCAACGACTGCTGCTCCGGGTTCGTATCATTGTGGAGGAGGCAGAGGGACGGCTTATCACAAACCAAGCCATGCTGCAGCAACTGAACATGCTAAGGAAGGAGATGTACAGAGGGTATTACACCCTCGGCAACTTCATATGCCATGGCCATGAAGAAGACAATGCCAAAGATCATGAGGTGAGTAACTATTTTAAACCATCCAAGTTAAATCCTGCCAAGCGCATCCGATACTTGTGGGATGGTGGCCAGACCTTGCAAGATCAGCTGCAGCAAGTTCTTGGCAGACTACAAGTCACCCTCGAAGATATGCGCGAGTTTGTCATATTCTTGAACTTTTGTCCTCGTTTGTGCCGGCAGCCATATAGCATGCACTTGCTTATAGACAAGTGTTTGTTCGGTCGCCAAATGGAGATGGAGCACATCATGAACTTCCTGCTCAAAGAGGATACTCCCGGTGCTGAAAATCCAGGTGTCCTACCGATCATTGGCCCCGGGAAAGTTGGGAAGACCACCCTGATTGCGCATGCTTGTGATGATGAAAGGGTCCGTAATCACTTCTCTCAAATTGTGTGTTTCAGTGAGGATGATCTTGAAGATGCAAGCATGGAGACTCTTAGAGATTCTGGTGTAATCAAGCATCAAAACAATGCCACTGGTGGCAAAATGATATTAATCATCATCGAACTAACCAGAGACATCGATGAGGGTGTGTGGAGAAGGTTGTACTCAGTTTGCAAATGTTGTGTTGCAAATGGCAGTAAAATTATAGTCTCAAGCCGATCTAATAAGATTGCGTGCTTTGGAACGACACAAGCTCTTCGAGTAAAGTTCTTTACTCAAGAAGCTTACTGGTACTTCTTCAAACTGCGCGCGTTTGGAAGCATGGATGCAGAGGAGCACCCAAAGCTGGAATCAATAGCGATGGAGATAGCAAGGGAATGGAATGGGTGCTTCATGTCTTCAGGCATCTACAATGAACTTCTAAAAGCAAATTTCAACACTCGGTTTTGGAGCACGGTTCTAACAAGAATCAGAGAATTCAGGAAGTTGAATATCTCACTCTATGCAAATTTTGATGGTCCTTGGGAGGTGGTTGAATCGGCATATGTTAGGAGGGTAAACGGAATTTCCTCTGAATATATTCTGATTCTTCATGATTATCAGACATGTTCTGTTCCAAACATGCTCCATCGTTGTACAAACTCTGCTCAGAGTGAAGTTGAAGTTCCCCAGTTGAGTTTCGAAGATTTTCAATTTGGAAATGTTAGGCCTCAAGGAAAATTCAAGGTTCTCGGCTGGAGATCTCACCTTCCACCTTACCACGACTACATGTTCAGCTGTGAGGTACTGAAGTCGCAGCATATAGTTGCAAGAAATAAGCGACCTCGGGAACTTTGCGGACGCGACTTCGGATTGGGTGCCTGA